The genomic region AACATGCATCCGTTTTTGTCTCTGTGCATCGAAAATTACATCCAGATGTTTCCCACCAGCATGTACGCAGGGCTCACCGTTCATGAGGGGCCTGAACTGGCTTACCGCATTGGCGGATTTCCCATTGCCAACCTGAACTCGGTGGTGCGTTCCATTTTGACCACCGACCCCGAGAAGCAGGTGGATGAGGTCATTGAAATCTTCAAAAAACGGGGATTGCCCTTCAATTGGGTCATCACCCCTGAGAGCAAGCCAGAGAACCTTGCCGAACTTTTGCAGCAAAGGGGTCTGAAGCACAGCTCGGATTTGCTGGCGATGGGTCGAACGCTGGAAGGTTTGCCTGCTCTGGACCTTCCTGAGGGTTTCACCATTTCTGAGGTGACTTCTGATGGTTTGCTGGAAGCGTGGGCCAGGGTGGGGCAGGCCAGTTTCCATTTGCCTGCGCAGGCGGTGCAGCTTCGCATCCGGCAGTTTGAGCGTTTGCTGGAAGGCGGACTGTGGCCGGTCAAGCTGTATGTGGGGTTCTGTGGCACAGAAGCCGTGTGCGGAAGTGGTTTGCGCCTGACCCCCAACAGTGCAGGGGTGTATTTTGTGGGCACCGTTCCAGAGCACACCCGCAAAGGTTACGGACAGCAGATCACCCTCAAATCTTTGCAGGATGCTTTTGACCTCGGGCACAGGGTGGGGGTGCTGATGTCCACGGCTGAAGGCTTTCAGGTGTACCAGCGTCTGGGCTTTGAGCACGTGGGGACATTTCAGGTGTACATCAAAGGTTGAAGCGTCCAGCGATCGATTTCCGACCACAAAAATAGATTATAAACTCAACCTATCTATTGACAGGATGTGGGCCAGATAGTTTAATAAGGCTTATAAACTATTTAGGGGGTGCCATGGGACGCAAAGACCTGAGCCACATTCGCAAAGAGGAAATTCTGGACGCTTTTGAACGTTGCATTCTGGAGCAAGGACTGGAAAAAGCCACCCTGCAACGCACTGCGGAGGTGGCAAAGGTCAATCTGGGCACCATCCACCATTACATTGGAAAAAAAGACGCCATGCTGCGCCTACTGACCGAACGCCTGATGCAGAGGGCCAGAGCGGGGGTGGCAGAATTGCAAAATGCACTGCCTCCAGAGCAACGCTGGCCTGCCCTGCTGCAAGCGTTTTTCCCAGCAGACACCGACCCCACCAACCGGATCCTGACCGAACTGGTCAAAAGCAGCGAAAAATCACCCGATCTGCAGGCTTTTTTGCTGGACATCAACACACTGTACAGCCAGTTGATTTCAGAGGAACTGCACACCCAGCATCCAGAGCTTTCACCTGAACAGGCAAACCAGATCGCTTTTGCAGTGCTGGCTCTGTCCTACGGCGGTGATGTGCTGGTGGGATTGGGTTTACCCAGCACCAGACGTGACCGCCTGCCTGAAATGGTGCAGGCATGGATTTCCCACCCCACCCGGAGATGACATGCAAAACCGCATCACTGCCATTGACACCCTGAGGGGATTTGCCCTGCTGGGCATCCTCCTGATGAACATCACCAGTTTTTCCATGCCCATCGAAGCCTATTACAACCCAAACGTTTACGGAGGGCAGAACCTCTGGAACCAGATGGTGTTCGGATTGATGTACGTGCTGGCCGATCAGAAATTCATGGCCCTGTTTTCCATGTTGTTTGGAGCCAGCATGCTCTTGCTGATTCAGAAACTCGAACAGAAAGGCCAGCCTCCGGCCAGAGTGCATTACACCCGAAATGGCTGGTTGTTGCTGTTTGGCATCCTGCACATGGTTTTTTTGTGGGAGGGTGACATCCTGCTGGTTTATGCGCTGTGTTCCTTCGTGTTGTTTTTCTTCCGCAGAATGCCTGCCCGGGGGCAACTGGTCGCCGGATTGCTGGTGTTCTTCTCCCCTGTCGTTTTGAACCTGCAAAGTCAGCAAACCCTCCAGACCTTCACACCCACAGAAATGCAAAAGCTGGAACAGCTCTGGAACCCTCCGGCCTCCAAAATCCAGCAAGACATCCGTGCTTTTCAGGGCACCTATGGTCAGCAGCTTTCCCGAAGGCTCACTCTGGATGCCTCCTCCTCTCCCTCCAGAGCAGAAGACCTCTTTGGACTGCTGGTGCTCACCGATGGGTTCGCCAGAGCCTTTGGCATGATGCTGGTCGGCATGGCCCTGTACAACTGGGGCATCATCACAGGCAAAGCGTCCAGGAGGGTGTACCTGAACATGGCAGGCTGGGGACTGGGAATCGGACTTCCCCTTTCTCTGGTGGCCTTGTTCTTGCAGCACCTCAATGACTGGGAGGTGACCTACAGCCTATTCACAGCGAAAACCATCAGTCAGGTGTACACCCCCCTGATGGCCTGCGGATACCTGGGGGTGGTGATGTTGTGGATTCAATCCGGTCTGTGGAGCAGGCTTCAGAACAGGCTGGCCCTTGTAGGGCAGATGGCACTCAGCAATTACATTGGGCAAAGTGTACTTGCCAACCTGATCTTTTACGGTCTTGACCTGTTTGGTCAGGTGAACAGGCTGCAACAACTCGGGATGGTGCTCCTGATCTGGGTGTTTCAAATTCAGTTCTCGGGTTTCTGGATGCAAAGGTTTCAACATGGACCGCTGGAATGGCTCTGGCGAACCCTGACCTACCGCAAAAGGGCTCCACTGGTCAGGTCCAGCAACACCAGAGCAACAGAAGGGTGACACTGAAGGAGGCGAAATTCCCAGCCTCCCGAAACAGATTTGCACTGCACGGAAGGCCTATGTACCCTGAGAACATGCAGCTTTCCCTCCACTTCCCTGAGCTTCACCGTTTTATTCTGGAACAGTTTGAATTGCCTCTGGACTCCCTGCATGGCCCCTCACACTGGGCGAGGGTGGGCAGGATTGGCAAGAGGCTTGCCCGTCACAGCACCGCCGATCCTGTGGTGCTGGAATTGTTCAGTCTGTTTCACGACTCCAGACGCAAAAACGACGATTGGGATCTGGAGCATGGACCAGAAGCCGCCCGTTTCATGGTGAAACTGCGGGGCGTGTATTTCGATTGCACAGACCTGCAATTTGAGCAGTTGCAGTATGCCGTGCAGCACCACACCACCGGAAAACCCACCGATCACATCACCATCGGGGCCTGCTGGGACAGCGACCGTCTGGACCTGATGCGGGTGGGCATCCGGCCTGATCCTGCCTACCTCAGTCTGGAGCACTCCAGAGAAGAAACCACCATTCTGTGGGCCATTCAGCAGTCTCTGGAAGAAATGGACCCGGATCTGAACCTGCTGGATTCCTGACTGGGCTTCAGTCCTGTGAAGGCAGGTGGGCAAAATCCTCTGGCAGCAAACCGTGCTTTTGCAGGTCGGTCCAGAAATCTGTAGGGATGTGGGTCTGGTAATCTTGCAGGTTGCTGTGCAGTTGCTCGAGATTCCTGACCCCAAGCAGCACCGAGGCCACCGCAGGATGGGCCAGAGGAAACTGCATGGCCGCCGCCTTGATGGAAATGTCGTATTCGTCGCACACGTCCTTGATGGCAAGGGCACGCTGCAACATCAACTCTGGGGCCTGACTGTAGTTGTATTTGGCATCCGGTTTGGGGTTGGCCAGCAGTCCACTGTTGAAGACCCCTCCCACCACAATTTTGGCTCCGGTTTCCAGACATTTTTGCAGCAAGGGCATGCTGTGTTGTTCCAGCAAGGTGTAGCGTCCGGCCAGCAGGAACACATCAAAATCTGCATTCTGCAGGAGTTCCAGAGGCATTTCCCACTGGTTCATGCCTGCACCAATGGCCTTGACCCTTCCCTGTTCACGTAATTCGGCAAGGGCAGGATAGGCCCCTTTCAGAAGCTCTGGAGCGGTGACACCCACAGCATCTGGATCATGGATGAAAACCATGTCCAGGTGGTCCAGTTGCATGCGGTCTAGGGTTTCCTCAAAAGACCGCATCACACCGTCATAAGTGAAATCGTAGACCACGTTCAGGGACAGGCTGGTTTTGAACACCCGTTCTCCATCTGCCCCGAGCTGGGTGGGATGGGGAGGGATGCCTTCGCGCAACAGGCGACCCACTTTGCTGGACACCGTGAACTCTGGCTTTCCTTGCAGAAATTCACCCAGTCGGAATTCCGATTCGCCAAACCCGTACCAGGGGGCCGTGTCAAAAAAACGGATGCCTGCATCCAGAGCAGCCTGAAACACCGCTCTGGCCTCTTCTGCTGAGACAGGCCGGAAAAGCCCTCCCTGAACGGAAGCACCCAGTCCGAGGCGGGTGACGGTGGCTCCACGACCGATGGAAACCGTTTCGGTGAAGTTGGGGGAAAAAGAAGATGCCATGAAGAACCTCCTGAACATGTGCAGCGG from Deinococcus misasensis DSM 22328 harbors:
- a CDS encoding TetR/AcrR family transcriptional regulator, coding for MGRKDLSHIRKEEILDAFERCILEQGLEKATLQRTAEVAKVNLGTIHHYIGKKDAMLRLLTERLMQRARAGVAELQNALPPEQRWPALLQAFFPADTDPTNRILTELVKSSEKSPDLQAFLLDINTLYSQLISEELHTQHPELSPEQANQIAFAVLALSYGGDVLVGLGLPSTRRDRLPEMVQAWISHPTRR
- a CDS encoding GNAT family N-acetyltransferase; the protein is MHPFLSLCIENYIQMFPTSMYAGLTVHEGPELAYRIGGFPIANLNSVVRSILTTDPEKQVDEVIEIFKKRGLPFNWVITPESKPENLAELLQQRGLKHSSDLLAMGRTLEGLPALDLPEGFTISEVTSDGLLEAWARVGQASFHLPAQAVQLRIRQFERLLEGGLWPVKLYVGFCGTEAVCGSGLRLTPNSAGVYFVGTVPEHTRKGYGQQITLKSLQDAFDLGHRVGVLMSTAEGFQVYQRLGFEHVGTFQVYIKG
- a CDS encoding aldo/keto reductase, with the translated sequence MASSFSPNFTETVSIGRGATVTRLGLGASVQGGLFRPVSAEEARAVFQAALDAGIRFFDTAPWYGFGESEFRLGEFLQGKPEFTVSSKVGRLLREGIPPHPTQLGADGERVFKTSLSLNVVYDFTYDGVMRSFEETLDRMQLDHLDMVFIHDPDAVGVTAPELLKGAYPALAELREQGRVKAIGAGMNQWEMPLELLQNADFDVFLLAGRYTLLEQHSMPLLQKCLETGAKIVVGGVFNSGLLANPKPDAKYNYSQAPELMLQRALAIKDVCDEYDISIKAAAMQFPLAHPAVASVLLGVRNLEQLHSNLQDYQTHIPTDFWTDLQKHGLLPEDFAHLPSQD
- a CDS encoding DUF418 domain-containing protein → MQNRITAIDTLRGFALLGILLMNITSFSMPIEAYYNPNVYGGQNLWNQMVFGLMYVLADQKFMALFSMLFGASMLLLIQKLEQKGQPPARVHYTRNGWLLLFGILHMVFLWEGDILLVYALCSFVLFFFRRMPARGQLVAGLLVFFSPVVLNLQSQQTLQTFTPTEMQKLEQLWNPPASKIQQDIRAFQGTYGQQLSRRLTLDASSSPSRAEDLFGLLVLTDGFARAFGMMLVGMALYNWGIITGKASRRVYLNMAGWGLGIGLPLSLVALFLQHLNDWEVTYSLFTAKTISQVYTPLMACGYLGVVMLWIQSGLWSRLQNRLALVGQMALSNYIGQSVLANLIFYGLDLFGQVNRLQQLGMVLLIWVFQIQFSGFWMQRFQHGPLEWLWRTLTYRKRAPLVRSSNTRATEG